GCACATTATTGTTTATCTGGGTTTTATTATCATCAACATTGAAGTATTGGAAATCATCATAGACGGGTTACTCGGAACACACCGAATCTTCGCCTTTATGGGTGGATTCTATGATTTTCTTATCGGTTCTTTTGAGATACTGGCCCTACTTGTGATCATCGCTGTGATTGTTTTCTGGATTCGCAGGAATATGATCAAACTTCAGCGGTTCATCAAGCCTGAAATGCAAGGTTGGCCAAAAAAGGATGGCAATCTTATCCTCTATATCGAGTTGGTATTGATGCTGTTGTTTTTGACCATGAACGCAACGGATTATCAGCTTCAACAAATGGGTGCGGAACACTATTCCGAGGCCGGTTCCTTTCCCGTAAGTCAGTTTATTGCGCCCTTATTTGATGGAATGTCCCAGGCAACCTTGATTGCAGTGGAAAGAAGTGCTTGGTGGTTGCATATTTTGGGTATTCTCTTCTTTTTGAACTACCTCTATTTTTCCAAGCACCTGCACATTCTATTGGCATTCCCCAATACCTTTTATGGAAAACTGAAGCCTAACGGGCAGTTCAGTAATGTTGAAGCCGTTACCAATGAGGTGAAACTGATGCTGGACCCTTCCGCAGACCCCTTTGCCGCTACTGCGGAGGACGATGAAGAACCTGGGAAGTTTGGAGCATCCGATGTTATGGACCTAAATTGGGTACAACTAATGAACGCCTATACGTGCACGGAATGCGGCAGGTGTACTTCTGAGTGTCCGGCCAACCAAACAGGAAAAAAGCTTTCGCCCAGAAAGATAATGATGGATACCCGCGACCGGTTGGAAGAAGTGGGCAAAAACATGGATGCCAATGGTGGTACGTTTGAACCGGATGGAAAACAACTATTGGACGATTATATATCAAGGGAGGAGCTTTGGGCCTGTACTACGTGCAACGCTTGTGTTGAAGCCTGCCCCGTAAGTATAGACCCCTTGTCCATTATTTTGGAGATGCGCCGTTTTTTGGTGATGGAACAATCCGCCGCACCTTCGGAATTAAATAATATGATGGGGAATTTGGAGAACAATGGTGCCCCATGGCCCTTTAACCAAATGGACCGGTTGAATTGGGCACAAGAAGCATAAAAGTCAATATATGAATGTACCAACAATGGCATCCCTATTTGCCGAAGGCAAACAGCCAGAAGTCCTTTTTTGGGTAGGTTGTGCCGGGAGTTTTGATGATAGGGCAAAAAAGATTACAAAGGCTTTCGTGAAAATTCTAAATCAGGCCAAAGTAAGCTTTGCGGTTTTGGGAACCGAGGAAAGTTGTACAGGTGATCCCGCAAAACGTGCGGGAAATGAGTTCTTGTTTCAAATGCAGGCCATGACCAATATTGAAGTCATGAATGGGTATGAAGTAAAAAAAGTGGTGACCACCTGTCCCCATTGCTTTAATACCTTAAAGAATGAATATCCGGGCTTGGGTGGAAATTACGAGGTAATCCACCATACCACTTTCTTAAAACAGCTTTTGGAGGAAGGCAAAATTTCAATGGAAGGAGGCAGCTATAGGGGTAAACGTATCACTTTCCACGATCCCTGTTACCTGGGCAGGGCCAACGGTATTTTTGAAGCGCCGCGGGAACTCATCCAAAAGTTGGATGCCGAACTGGTCGAAATGAAGAGTTGTAAAAAACGGGGGCTTTGTTGTGGAGCCGGTGGAGCCCAGATGTTCAAGGAACCCGAGGAAGGGAAAAAGGATGTGAACATAGAACGTACGGAACAGGCGTTGGAAACCCAACCGGAAATCATAGCGGCGGCTTGTCCGTTCTGTAATACCATGATGACGGATGGTGTTAAGAACAAGGAAAAAGAAGCCTCCATTAAAGTCATGGATGTAGCAGAATTGATTGCCGATGCAGAAGATTTATAGCACCCATGGACTTTTCCAGGAGAATGGGTATTATTTTGTAAGTAATACCTGGATTTCCGTCTACTTTTAAAAATAAATCGATGGCAATGACAATCCTTTCTAAAATGTGTAATAAAGCAATAGCAACTTTGATCTTTTTCATGGTTTCTTTTTGGGGAAATGCCCAAGACCGGGCCCTAAAGGAAAATCCTATTTTTTATGCCTCATTTGATGGAGGCACAAAAGCCCAGGTGGCCGTTGGGGATTCGGAAATTTATACGGCCTTGGACAGAAAGAACCTGGAAGGTGCCAGTATGGGGCTGGAGGGTTCCAATGTAATCCTTGCCAAGGACAAGGGACTCAGTGGTGATGCTTTGGACTTCAAGAAAAAGGGGAAACCGGTCGTTTTCTACGATGCGTTTCAAAACGTGGGATATTCATCGGAATCATGGAGTGGTGCCATTTCATTCTGGTTGCAACTTGATCCGGCCGAGGATTTGGAACCGGGATATTGCGATCCCATCCAAATTACCGATGTGAATTATAATGATGCATCGCTTTGGGTGGATTTTACCAAGGAAAACCCAAGGGACTTTAGGTTAGGGGTCATTGGTGATTTGAAACAATGGAATCCGGATAATTTGGGACCCGACGATAATCCGGAATTTGAAAAAAGACTGATCAGGGTTAAAAACCCCCCTTTTGGAAGAGGCCAGTGGACACATATTGTGATTAATTTTTCTGAGTTGGGCACGGCCAATGCAACATCGGAACTATATGTGAACGCGGCCCTACAAGGAACCTTAAAAAATGTGGAGGACTTGTTTACCTGGGAAGAAGAGCGGGCCAAAATCTTTCTTGGTCTTAGTTATATAGGTCTTATGGACGAGCTTTCCATTTTTGACCAGCCGCTTTCTCCCACGGCAATCAAAAAGATATATGGGGCCAAGTCCCTAAAATCAATAATAGAATAACAATGCTTGTACCTTTTCAATCCCTTCCCAATACCGCACGCATTTGGATTTATCAATGCAATAGAACATTTACGGATAGTGAACTTACGGAAGTAGAGTCCCTATTGGGGGGTTTTTTGACCCAATGGACGGCCCACGGTGCAGATTTAAAAGCGGGTTATGAACTCCCGTATGGTCGTTTTATAGTAATTGGTCTTGATCAATCCATGAACAGTGCATCGGGATGTTCAATTGATGCCTCGGTACATTTTATCCAAGATTTAGAACAAAAGTTTCAAGTGCAGTTATTGGATAAAATGAATGTTTCCTACAAACAGGGGGAATATATCG
The sequence above is a segment of the Muricauda sp. SCSIO 64092 genome. Coding sequences within it:
- a CDS encoding (Fe-S)-binding protein, with product MSYIPNIVFAIFLALGIGYFTKNVKKLIRNIRLGKEADVDGDKGQRWKNMARIALGQTKMVVRPIAGLMHIIVYLGFIIINIEVLEIIIDGLLGTHRIFAFMGGFYDFLIGSFEILALLVIIAVIVFWIRRNMIKLQRFIKPEMQGWPKKDGNLILYIELVLMLLFLTMNATDYQLQQMGAEHYSEAGSFPVSQFIAPLFDGMSQATLIAVERSAWWLHILGILFFLNYLYFSKHLHILLAFPNTFYGKLKPNGQFSNVEAVTNEVKLMLDPSADPFAATAEDDEEPGKFGASDVMDLNWVQLMNAYTCTECGRCTSECPANQTGKKLSPRKIMMDTRDRLEEVGKNMDANGGTFEPDGKQLLDDYISREELWACTTCNACVEACPVSIDPLSIILEMRRFLVMEQSAAPSELNNMMGNLENNGAPWPFNQMDRLNWAQEA
- a CDS encoding LamG domain-containing protein; translated protein: MCNKAIATLIFFMVSFWGNAQDRALKENPIFYASFDGGTKAQVAVGDSEIYTALDRKNLEGASMGLEGSNVILAKDKGLSGDALDFKKKGKPVVFYDAFQNVGYSSESWSGAISFWLQLDPAEDLEPGYCDPIQITDVNYNDASLWVDFTKENPRDFRLGVIGDLKQWNPDNLGPDDNPEFEKRLIRVKNPPFGRGQWTHIVINFSELGTANATSELYVNAALQGTLKNVEDLFTWEEERAKIFLGLSYIGLMDELSIFDQPLSPTAIKKIYGAKSLKSIIE
- a CDS encoding (Fe-S)-binding protein, which codes for MNVPTMASLFAEGKQPEVLFWVGCAGSFDDRAKKITKAFVKILNQAKVSFAVLGTEESCTGDPAKRAGNEFLFQMQAMTNIEVMNGYEVKKVVTTCPHCFNTLKNEYPGLGGNYEVIHHTTFLKQLLEEGKISMEGGSYRGKRITFHDPCYLGRANGIFEAPRELIQKLDAELVEMKSCKKRGLCCGAGGAQMFKEPEEGKKDVNIERTEQALETQPEIIAAACPFCNTMMTDGVKNKEKEASIKVMDVAELIADAEDL
- a CDS encoding ABC transporter ATPase; this translates as MLVPFQSLPNTARIWIYQCNRTFTDSELTEVESLLGGFLTQWTAHGADLKAGYELPYGRFIVIGLDQSMNSASGCSIDASVHFIQDLEQKFQVQLLDKMNVSYKQGEYIAYKPLKDFKKMAKERAVSKNTIVFNNLVASKQEFLENWEVPASDSWHARFM